The window ACAGACATGGAGCGGCGTCCCAGCTcgaggtgtacatacactgcAAGATCGATGCGTTGGCCCGGCGCCAGGCCGCGGTCACCTGCCCTTTCTTCAAACACCGAGTCTCCTTACGTAGTCGGGTGTCGTTTCCATGTGTGCCCTATCTTTTTCTTGGTTGTTCAATAGTATCTATGCGTGGGAAGACCGCAAGATTCAGTATGGTTAGCCACATACGCATCtgacatatacatatatatatacatatattcatatCCACGCACAGTAGCAGGATAGAGTATTTAAAGGCTGTGTCGAGATAGATTTGTGTAGGCAAGAGAACACTCTGTCCAtattccgccgccgccacaaCTTCGAGAACTTGCGAACCCCGGCGCGGACGGAGACTCTCACTTTATATACTCTGCTTCGCCGAAGAAGCTAAGCACCGGAGGTACATACTTGACTGTATTTTGCCCGAACCTTTGGCGCCTCTTGAGCGTTTTCGGTTGTCTTCAGTATGCCAGGGAGACTTCCAGAGCCTTTTTTCTTTCggagtgtatgtacacctcaTGGGCTGTACAGCGAAATCCCGCGAAGTGCTGTCACGAGTAGGTAGTCAAAGTTCAAGTAAAATTCCGTCATGACACGATCGTCGCGAGTCTTCAAACGCGGAAACACGCTGTCGCGCTGCCCCTGTTTCCATATGCTGAAAGGACACGCGCGAGATTCGAACCTGCGTAGCGACTATGCGAATCAAAGGAGCTACAAGGTTTTGCATACAAGGCAAACACAGTGACAACAGGATCTGTCTTTCCCCGCGCATGTAGCACCACCACCTGCTGCTTCGTTTCGAAACAAAAGCGGACTTTCTTCCGATCACGCCTCTGCTGGGACGGGGAGTGCATGTTCAACATCTACATCCGTAAAATCGGCGTTCGCGACAGCGAAGATCTCGATTCGGATGTGTTTCTTGAGTACGCAGCTCTCACTTACTTAAGTGGCGATCCCCTCAGCTCCCTCCCCGCAAGGCACGGAGGCTCCACTCGCAGTCGAGGCTCGCGGCAACTCTCGACGTCTGAAAAGGGCGTTCAGAACACAACTCCATCGGCTAGGATTCTATCACATATTCGCAAGTACACGATTTTGTGCAACGCTTTCGTATAACCTGCCGATCTATCGCTACAGAACAGCTTTTGGTGCGACATTTGCGTGTGGGCTCAGTCTCGAACAGGAATTCTTTATGATGTTTGTGTGCTTCTCGCGGCTTctggcgtctcttctctctgcagactTTGGAGCCTTACGCAAGCGTCCGCGGGTCAGCTTTTCGCATGTCTTGGTTTCTAGTCGCCTTGCTGTAAAGGCAGCTCGAAAGCCTGGGGTCGATGCGTCGTTGTTCCTTGTCGCTTCGCCTCTATTTCTTCCTTTTTCCTTTGTTTTCCGGTCTGATCGTCTGGCGCGGCGTGGCGCCTTCGGAGagagccgaggcgcgcgacgtaGGAGTTGCGTTGGCTTttccgcagagagacggcggcgacgtgcGAAGCAACACTACTGTCCTGAGTCTTTTACTTCTCTCGATTCCGTTCTTTCAGAGTGtgctcgttttctctcttcatCGTATCTTTCTTGCCTCTCCTGCCTTTTTCCTCCAGCGGCGCTTTCGGGGCTCGATTCTCGCTTCGGCGTGTCTCCTGGGCTGTCTGGGCAGCCGGTCTTGACCTCTGCAAAGCGGGCCGTTTTCAGCATCTAGttcgcttctttctcttcgggTTCTCTTTGTCTTCCCTTTtccctctctttttctctgctgctttcCCCTGGatttcctctctttctcctcggccttcgtccgccgcggcatcCTCTCCTCGTCACTGTTTTCGCTTTCCATCTTCTCATTCTTTCTTGTCCTGCTCTCTCGCCATGGCGGGCGCCGAGTCACTCCCCGCGGTGCGCATCGActggcgcttcgcgtccttTCTTCGCCAGCTACGCTCGCAGCTCGTGCTCTACGGCGACGCGCTTTCGACTCCCTTCCTCGCGGTCTTGGTCGGCGTGCCTCTGCCCGCGCCTcagtcttcttcctctccctcgcctgcctcttcttcagctgcttcgTGCCCGTCTTCGCTTTTGCTTCTCTCGTGCtttcgtctgctgcgtgcgGAGCGCGACCCGACGGTggggcgtctcttcgccgcgcagggcggcgcagcctcacCCTCGCTCCAGGAAGCGATTCGTAGCGACCTCGACACGCTTTTCTTCGTGTTGCCGCATGGTTTGCGAGTCTTGGGGCTGCTGGGCTTCTCGCGGGCGGACGGCGCGACtgcgagcgcgggcgccggctcctcgccgcttgcgcgggtcgcagaggccgtcgccgctcagCTGCATGCCctggagaaagagagcgCCTCCCACCccgcgctgccctcctcgCAGGAATGCGCCTCTCGGCTGTGGCTCTcctgctcgctcgcctcgcagacggcgggcgacggggggggctgcgcagactgcggcgaagcccgcgaggccgtgccctggcgcttcgccttcttcgcgaaCAAcgcgcgttcttcttccgccgccggcgcgtctctggaggaaggcgcctgcgaggctggcgtcgccgtctccgtcgaGGACGCGAACGCCGTTCTGCGCTCCGCGAGGTTCCTTTTtctgcggtcgcggctcgcgctcaccgcgccgctggaggcgcctgTGCGAGTCGACGTTTCCGCGGTTCTgcgcaagagagaggaggaagccgacccgcagcagcggagcgaCGCCGTAGATGCAGAGCGGGACGcggccgaaggcgagaacTCCGAGGCATTCGTGCCTGAGctctccgcgggcgtcgcagCCAGTCTAGTCGCCGCGCTAAGGAGCCACGAAGACGtcctgctcgcctcgccgctcagcctcttcttctgcatgcCCAACGGgatgtacgtacacccgagcctcggcggcgcggagggcgcagctccgcggcaAGCGAGCACGAGAAAGGGGGAGGCagccagcggcggaggcggaggcgacgcagcgcgcgaagtGGATATTTGGGCCGCCGTTTCGGCGTCTtccaaggcgaaggcgctgcgagccgcagaggacgcgagtggagacggaggcgcggacAAAAACGGCGACGCGTTCTCGACTCAGGAGGCCCTCGGCTTGCCCTGGTTCCGCCCTTTCTCGCGAGACGCGACCTCGTCCGCTGCGCTGTCCGCAGTCCCCGTGCCTGCCTTcctgtcctccgcggcctccgccgccgcttcacTGCCGCCatccggcgtcgcctgctgtacgtacactgcgGCCGAGGGCAAGGGTGAGGGCGTGGTGGTGCGCTCGGCGGAGCTGTTTTTGGACGCCTGCGTGCTGGTGCCgggggcggcgtctctggGCTCTTGCGCggacgccttcctcgtcgcgttctgtcggcagctgcggcggatcGGCTGCGaactcctcgcgcgcgcgggccccaggggagggcgccgcgcctcgagtctgaccgccgcggcactggaggcgtcgcgcgtcgccgaggccgccgccgcgcctgccgtcgcATCGCTCTCCCTGCTCGCCCTGCCAGtcttcccgcgcctcgcgttcttcgcgcgcgccgcagatgGCTGTTTGGCGCTCGGTTTGGGCCTCGTGAAGGTCGCTTGGCTGCCGCAtcctcttctcgcgtggaacctcgaagccgcggccgtgcgcaggcgctggctcgcgctctgcggcgccctcagAGACTCccccgccttccgcgccgccgccgcgctgccctggcgggaggcgcagggggTCGGCGGAGACAAAATCGTGAACGTAAGTCTCTGTAGGATGAGGAAAAActacgagagagagacagagggggagggagggcgcggccCGTGGCGCGTGTCCTGATTTCTTTGCCGGTTTGTTTTCTCCTCGCAGATGTTGCCTCGCGGTCCTCGAAGGCGGGCGTCTGTCTCGTCGAGCTGGCcgttttttttcgccttGCTGTGCCCGTTCGGCTTCGGCGGGTTTAGGTCCTATTTCGCTGAAGTCCCGCGCGTTTTCAGCCTCGCTTGGCGGCCCTGTCTCGCTCTGCACGCTCCTTGGAAGTCTTCCTCGATTGCCTCTTGCGTGCGACAGCCTCACAGGACTCTCGCCGACGGCCCCAAGtggctcgcgcccgcgcggacgGTCACCAGCCTcgtgcgaggcgacgcggtcTACTATCACTACTGCCAGGTAGGCGAAGAGGTGCCCTTTTCTCAGCGAGCTGCGCACCGCAGATCCTCTCCTTCTGTCCCCTTGGCGCCTAAGTTGCCTGCAGCGTCGAGAGTCGCAAGCGCACCACGCACCGCCCCCTCCTCTACGTGTATCTCTGTCGTCTGTGTCTCTCggtcgtctgtctctctcagTCGTTCGCTCTCTCGGCTTCCAATGTCTTCTGTGCCTCCagtgtttttctctccgcttccagtgtcttctctctgctttctttttctttcttctactctgcgtctcttcctcGGCGCGTCGGTTactggcgcggccgcgcctctgcatgctCCCTCTGTTGCTCGCTGCCGTTTGCCGCGGCTGTCCACGCAActtttcctctcttgttCGCTGCACTGCCTTCTCACTTCGGGTTGTCGGTTTGAGCTCTCCCTCGTTTTTcgcaggacggcgagcgcgacgaaggcTGGGGCTGCTGCTACCGCTCGCTTCAGCTCGTCATCAGTTGGTACCGCTTGCAGCACTTTACGCAAAAAGTGAGTTTTTTCATTCTCTCCTCggctcttctgcgccggcagACTTCTCCGTGGAGGGGCGCGCGTGTCTTTTCTCGTTGCTCCCTGTTCCTCGTCGCGCATTCTTCTTTTGCTGTGCAGCGTCCTTCGCTCGCTCTGCGACGCCTTTCTCTGCCTGTCCACCGTTGTGCTTCCGCGCTCCCACGCCAGGAAatttttttccgtttttcgCGCTCGCAGCCGGTCCCTTCCATCGGCGACATCCAGCGCCTGCTCAAGAAGTTTGACATGGCTCACGAGAATCTCGAGGTGCGCCCCCCTTTTCCCGCGTCTGTTAGCCAGCGAATGAGgaaaaatgaaaaaaaaaacgcaaaaGTCGCACTTGCCCCCTGCAGGCGTGCGCCCATGCGCTTGTCgctctgcccccccccccctcctccgtcCCTCGTCGGCTGTCTCAAGACGCCTGCGTGTTTGGTTTTTTTCGGTCGGTCTTGAGCTCTGATGGGGTTTCCttgtcgcctcgccttctcggtCTGCTGCCTAGAGGCTCTACGCGCGAAAGCGGATACCCTCTCGTTGAGCCTACTTTGCAGAAGTATACAAATAGGCAGCGAGGTGAACGGCGAGAGGAATAGCTAGGTGGAAAGATGCCGGCAGGATAGACGTGatctccttttttctctccgcgtGTGTATGTGCGTGGAGAGGTCTTCTTGAGGCTGTCTCGAGCATTGATGGCGAGTAaattttcttttttttcgcgtttgaTG is drawn from Besnoitia besnoiti strain Bb-Ger1 chromosome VI, whole genome shotgun sequence and contains these coding sequences:
- a CDS encoding peptidase family c78 protein (encoded by transcript BESB_069530), with translation MAGAESLPAVRIDWRFASFLRQLRSQLVLYGDALSTPFLAVLVGVPLPAPQSSSSPSPASSSAASCPSSLLLLSCFRLLRAERDPTVGRLFAAQGGAASPSLQEAIRSDLDTLFFVLPHGLRVLGLLGFSRADGATASAGAGSSPLARVAEAVAAQLHALEKESASHPALPSSQECASRLWLSCSLASQTAGDGGGCADCGEAREAVPWRFAFFANNARSSSAAGASLEEGACEAGVAVSVEDANAVLRSARFLFLRSRLALTAPLEAPVRVDVSAVLRKREEEADPQQRSDAVDAERDAAEGENSEAFVPELSAGVAASLVAALRSHEDVLLASPLSLFFCMPNGMYVHPSLGGAEGAAPRQASTRKGEAASGGGGGDAAREVDIWAAVSASSKAKALRAAEDASGDGGADKNGDAFSTQEALGLPWFRPFSRDATSSAALSAVPVPAFLSSAASAAASLPPSGVACCTYTAAEGKGEGVVVRSAELFLDACVLVPGAASLGSCADAFLVAFCRQLRRIGCELLARAGPRGGRRASSLTAAALEASRVAEAAAAPAVASLSLLALPVFPRLAFFARAADGCLALGLGLVKVAWLPHPLLAWNLEAAAVRRRWLALCGALRDSPAFRAAAALPWREAQGVGGDKIVNPHRTLADGPKWLAPARTVTSLVRGDAVYYHYCQDGERDEGWGCCYRSLQLVISWYRLQHFTQKPVPSIGDIQRLLKKFDMAHENLEIGSKTWIGTVEGSYILNWHLHVPCKMLHLGNASDLPSHAETLREHFDVVGSPVMMGVGDYAYTMLGIAFDAQSGEAAFLIADPHYPGDDGDLEKILDKGWVGWKKTSFFEKIAGSKFINLALPQICTEDGALFI